A genomic region of Thermodesulfovibrio aggregans contains the following coding sequences:
- the coaD gene encoding pantetheine-phosphate adenylyltransferase — protein sequence MKKIGIYPGTFDPITNGHLDVIKRALKIFDELIVAVAVSSYKKNPVFTVEERVHFIKETTKGLKNLKVESFDGLLVDFLKEKGAVAIVRGLRAVSDYEFELQLAHANRRLFKEAETVFLMPSEEYSFLSSSIVKEIAYFGGSVKNLVPPIVEKALKEKFQNLRGLS from the coding sequence GTGAAAAAAATAGGAATTTATCCGGGAACATTTGATCCTATAACAAATGGACATCTTGATGTCATCAAAAGAGCACTTAAAATTTTTGATGAACTTATAGTTGCTGTTGCAGTGTCAAGTTATAAAAAAAATCCTGTTTTTACTGTGGAAGAGAGAGTTCATTTTATAAAGGAAACAACAAAGGGACTTAAAAATTTAAAAGTTGAATCCTTTGATGGTCTTCTTGTTGATTTTTTAAAAGAAAAAGGAGCTGTAGCTATTGTGAGAGGGTTAAGAGCAGTGTCAGACTATGAGTTTGAACTTCAACTTGCTCATGCCAATCGCAGACTTTTTAAAGAGGCCGAAACAGTATTTTTAATGCCTTCTGAAGAATATTCTTTTCTTTCTTCCAGTATTGTTAAAGAAATTGCATATTTTGGAGGCTCTGTAAAAAACCTTGTCCCCCCAATTGTTGAAAAGGCATTAAAAGAAAAATTCCAGAACTTACGTGGTCTTTCCTGA
- the rsmD gene encoding 16S rRNA (guanine(966)-N(2))-methyltransferase RsmD, translating into MVQKTVRPTPAIVRKAIFDILKDVQDKTFIDLYAGKGLVGMEALKRGACEVIFVEKDPVLCIFIKNTLQKKKLSDKAKVYNLDAVHFLEQSSRAYDIIFADPPYESGELERLFKVFEKKLLVKENGLLILQHYKKESLREKLKALKIHKCYKYGDTLLTVYRREE; encoded by the coding sequence ATGGTTCAAAAAACAGTAAGACCAACTCCTGCAATTGTTAGAAAGGCTATTTTTGACATTTTAAAAGATGTACAGGACAAAACATTTATTGACCTCTATGCAGGTAAGGGCTTAGTTGGCATGGAAGCTTTAAAAAGAGGTGCCTGTGAGGTAATATTTGTAGAAAAAGATCCTGTTTTATGCATTTTTATAAAAAACACCCTCCAGAAAAAGAAACTTTCAGATAAAGCAAAAGTTTACAATCTGGATGCAGTGCATTTTCTTGAACAGAGTTCCAGAGCATATGACATAATTTTTGCAGATCCTCCATATGAATCAGGAGAACTGGAAAGATTATTCAAAGTATTCGAAAAAAAACTTCTTGTTAAAGAAAATGGCTTATTGATACTGCAACATTATAAAAAAGAATCATTAAGGGAAAAACTTAAAGCTCTCAAGATACACAAATGCTACAAATACGGTGATACTCTTTTAACTGTTTATAGGAGGGAAGAGTGA
- the purN gene encoding phosphoribosylglycinamide formyltransferase — translation MLKIGVLASGRGSNFQAIIDEIEAGKLQAKIEILIVDNPEAYAIERAKKHGIPYLYVNPKDFSSKEAFYEKIRDELLSKGVELVVLAGFMRIVKKPLLDAFPNRIMNIHPALLPSFPGLHGQKQAVDYGVRISGCTVHFVDEGVDTGPIIIQAAVPVHPEDTEESLSERILKLEHKIYPEAIRLFAEGRLKVEGRKVKILDYSLPEKYFTNPEIRE, via the coding sequence ATGCTTAAAATAGGAGTTTTAGCATCAGGAAGAGGTTCTAATTTTCAGGCGATAATTGATGAGATTGAAGCTGGCAAGCTTCAAGCAAAAATAGAAATTCTTATTGTTGACAATCCAGAGGCATATGCAATAGAGAGAGCTAAAAAACATGGAATACCTTATCTTTATGTCAATCCAAAAGACTTTTCTTCAAAGGAAGCCTTTTATGAAAAAATAAGAGATGAACTTTTATCAAAAGGTGTAGAACTTGTAGTTCTGGCAGGATTTATGAGAATAGTTAAAAAACCTCTGCTTGATGCTTTTCCAAATAGAATTATGAACATCCATCCAGCTCTTCTTCCATCATTTCCAGGATTGCATGGTCAGAAACAGGCAGTTGATTATGGAGTTAGAATAAGTGGTTGCACTGTTCATTTTGTTGACGAAGGAGTTGATACAGGACCAATAATAATTCAGGCAGCTGTGCCAGTTCATCCTGAGGATACAGAAGAAAGCCTTTCTGAGAGAATCCTAAAGCTTGAACATAAAATTTATCCTGAAGCAATAAGACTTTTTGCTGAAGGAAGACTTAAGGTAGAAGGAAGAAAAGTAAAAATTTTAGACTATAGTTTGCCAGAAAAATACTTTACAAATCCAGAAATAAGGGAATAA
- the hemE gene encoding uroporphyrinogen decarboxylase — protein MKDAFLKACQGIRPSYTPVWFMRQAGRYMPEYQKIRQKYDFLTMCKTPEIAAEVTLQPVKILNVDAAILFSDILIPLEAMGLKIDFIDKGPEVSPVIRTGFDLKNLKEFDLSAVDFVFETIKILIKELDVPLIGFSASPFTLATYVIEGGSSKDFVNTKRFIFSEPQNFHRLMETLTEATTKYLIEQINAGVHAVQIFDTWAGILSPFDYGIFCKPYLEKILKQISMSVPLIYYCSNTSGLLNQIKDLEFDVFSLDWRVDIKDACFYLNYRPIQGNLDPLVLLGREDEILKRVKNVLIDGNSAKSHIFNLGHGVNINTNVDVLKKVVDFIHEFRFEEV, from the coding sequence ATGAAAGATGCCTTTTTAAAAGCCTGTCAGGGTATAAGACCTTCATATACTCCTGTATGGTTTATGAGACAGGCAGGAAGATATATGCCAGAGTATCAAAAAATAAGGCAAAAATATGATTTTCTTACAATGTGCAAAACTCCTGAAATTGCAGCAGAAGTGACACTTCAGCCTGTAAAGATTTTAAATGTTGATGCAGCTATCCTTTTTTCAGATATCTTGATACCTCTTGAAGCAATGGGTTTGAAAATAGATTTTATAGATAAAGGTCCAGAGGTTTCACCTGTTATAAGAACAGGGTTTGATTTAAAAAATTTAAAAGAATTTGATCTATCAGCCGTAGATTTTGTTTTTGAGACAATTAAAATTTTAATAAAAGAACTTGATGTTCCTCTGATAGGTTTTTCTGCTTCACCATTCACTCTCGCAACATATGTGATTGAAGGAGGTTCTTCAAAGGATTTTGTTAATACAAAAAGATTTATCTTTTCAGAACCCCAAAACTTTCATAGGCTTATGGAGACTCTTACAGAGGCAACAACTAAGTATCTCATTGAGCAAATAAATGCTGGAGTTCATGCAGTACAGATTTTTGATACATGGGCTGGGATTCTCTCTCCTTTTGATTATGGAATATTCTGCAAACCCTATTTAGAAAAAATACTAAAGCAAATATCTATGTCTGTTCCTTTAATCTATTATTGTTCAAATACATCAGGACTTCTTAATCAAATTAAAGATTTAGAATTTGATGTTTTTAGTCTTGACTGGAGAGTTGATATAAAGGATGCCTGTTTTTATCTTAATTATAGACCTATTCAGGGTAATCTTGATCCTCTTGTTCTTCTTGGTAGAGAAGATGAGATTTTAAAAAGAGTAAAAAATGTGTTAATTGATGGAAATTCTGCAAAATCTCATATTTTTAATCTTGGTCATGGGGTTAATATTAATACCAATGTTGATGTATTGAAAAAAGTTGTTGATTTTATTCATGAATTTCGTTTTGAGGAGGTTTAA
- a CDS encoding radical SAM/SPASM domain-containing protein, with protein sequence MKFEPKWIAWEITRRCNLRCIHCRSSSEEVVKEHPDPVKEECFRIIDDITSFAQPVLVLTGGEPLLREDIFEIAEYGNQKGLRVCMATNGTLVNDEICKKIKDANIKMISLSLDGPDEKTHDDFRQQKGAFKATINAAKLFKKYDIPFLINSSFTKRNQHTIPETYKLAKQLGATAWYMFMIVPTGRGEDLLKELIDDKDYEEILHWHYEMEKNEKEILVRPTCAPQYYRVILERSKEEGEKFERRSLKFSTGGAKGCVAAQLICLINVDEDVMPCSYFPLPAGNLKKQSFREIWENSKLFKDLRDFASYKGRCGVCEYINVCGGCRARAYCLKEDYMEEDPQCKYIPRRYR encoded by the coding sequence ATGAAGTTTGAGCCAAAATGGATAGCCTGGGAAATAACCCGTAGATGCAATCTAAGATGCATTCACTGTCGTTCTTCTTCAGAAGAAGTGGTTAAAGAACATCCTGATCCAGTTAAAGAAGAATGCTTTAGAATAATAGATGATATAACCTCCTTTGCTCAACCGGTTCTGGTTCTTACAGGAGGAGAGCCTCTTTTAAGAGAAGATATATTTGAGATTGCCGAATACGGTAATCAGAAGGGTTTGAGAGTATGTATGGCTACAAATGGCACTCTGGTTAACGATGAGATTTGTAAAAAAATTAAAGATGCCAACATAAAAATGATTTCATTGAGTCTTGACGGTCCTGATGAAAAAACTCACGACGATTTTCGTCAGCAAAAAGGTGCTTTTAAGGCTACAATAAATGCTGCAAAGCTTTTTAAAAAATATGATATTCCATTCTTGATTAACTCTTCATTTACGAAGAGGAACCAGCACACAATACCTGAAACTTACAAGCTTGCAAAGCAACTTGGAGCTACTGCATGGTATATGTTTATGATTGTTCCAACAGGAAGAGGTGAGGATTTACTGAAAGAACTCATAGATGACAAAGACTATGAAGAGATACTTCACTGGCACTATGAGATGGAAAAGAATGAAAAGGAAATACTTGTAAGACCTACATGTGCTCCCCAGTATTATAGAGTAATTTTAGAGAGATCAAAAGAAGAGGGTGAAAAATTTGAAAGAAGGTCTCTTAAGTTTTCAACTGGAGGAGCAAAAGGATGTGTGGCAGCTCAGTTAATATGTCTTATAAATGTTGATGAAGATGTAATGCCCTGTAGTTATTTTCCTTTGCCAGCGGGTAATTTAAAAAAACAGAGTTTCAGAGAGATATGGGAAAACTCAAAATTATTTAAAGACTTAAGAGATTTTGCTTCATACAAGGGCCGTTGCGGAGTTTGTGAGTATATAAATGTTTGTGGAGGATGTAGAGCCCGTGCTTATTGTCTAAAGGAAGATTACATGGAAGAAGATCCGCAATGTAAATACATTCCAAGGAGATATAGATGA
- a CDS encoding sodium-dependent transporter, with protein MSERASWGSKLGLILATAGNAVGLGNILRFPSKAALYGGGAFMVPYFIALLLMGFPLMIIEWVIGRYAGKHGHGSMTGILGLFFNHASWARILGSIGVAIPLLICMYYIYIESWTMGFAFLSLFSQMPKPVITADAHEAVKPYVSFFKEYTKPSILAYFFLVLTIAINWFILQKGVRRGIEIIAKIGMPTIILLGIFLGLICISANNWKGFEGLKFIYNLNFSKITDPVVWVEASGQIFFTLSLGMGAIAVYASYVRPQEDVVKAGVYTVSINEFIEIIIGASIAIPAAFAMFSGIAIPELAKEGTFRLGFMTMPAVLMNLPFGWFVSFVWFMLLFLAALTSSLALIQPLIALFEDEMKWEHTKAVTVSMILVTIGAHLSAFIPNFIDELDFWAGCFMLLLFGLVEIVVFVWIFGINNFYKELTQNTTLRLPKIVVWITAIIPPIFIFLILYFWVIKDFNSIISMVDSSKLIARLFILLFLIFLAFIAVKSRSIVMRDIRYMRLMKK; from the coding sequence ATGTCAGAAAGAGCATCATGGGGTTCAAAATTAGGTTTAATTCTTGCAACAGCAGGTAATGCTGTTGGCTTGGGAAATATTCTCAGGTTTCCATCAAAGGCTGCTCTATATGGTGGTGGAGCCTTCATGGTTCCATATTTTATTGCTCTATTACTTATGGGATTTCCATTGATGATTATTGAATGGGTTATTGGAAGATATGCTGGCAAACATGGTCATGGCTCAATGACTGGAATTTTGGGATTATTTTTCAACCATGCAAGCTGGGCAAGAATTCTTGGTTCAATAGGAGTTGCCATTCCTCTACTTATATGTATGTACTACATATACATTGAATCCTGGACAATGGGCTTTGCCTTTCTCTCTCTCTTCAGTCAGATGCCAAAACCTGTAATAACCGCTGATGCTCACGAGGCAGTTAAACCCTATGTAAGTTTCTTTAAGGAATATACAAAACCCTCAATTCTGGCTTATTTTTTTCTTGTTTTAACTATTGCAATTAACTGGTTCATTCTACAAAAAGGTGTAAGACGAGGGATAGAGATTATCGCAAAAATTGGAATGCCTACCATAATTTTATTGGGTATCTTTCTTGGATTAATATGTATTTCAGCAAATAACTGGAAGGGATTTGAAGGATTAAAATTCATATACAATCTGAATTTTTCAAAAATTACTGACCCTGTTGTCTGGGTTGAAGCATCCGGACAGATATTTTTTACCCTTTCCTTAGGAATGGGAGCAATTGCTGTATATGCAAGCTATGTAAGACCACAGGAAGATGTTGTAAAAGCAGGTGTTTATACTGTGTCAATTAATGAATTTATTGAGATTATCATAGGTGCATCAATTGCAATTCCAGCAGCTTTTGCAATGTTTTCCGGTATTGCTATTCCAGAGCTTGCTAAGGAGGGAACTTTCAGGCTTGGATTTATGACAATGCCTGCAGTTCTTATGAACCTTCCATTTGGATGGTTCGTTTCATTTGTCTGGTTTATGCTTCTTTTTTTAGCAGCTCTTACTTCTTCTTTGGCACTTATACAGCCTTTGATAGCTCTTTTTGAAGACGAAATGAAGTGGGAACATACAAAGGCAGTCACTGTATCAATGATTCTCGTGACCATAGGAGCTCATCTCTCTGCTTTTATCCCAAATTTCATAGATGAACTTGACTTCTGGGCAGGATGTTTTATGTTACTTTTGTTTGGATTGGTTGAGATAGTTGTCTTTGTCTGGATCTTTGGAATAAATAACTTCTACAAAGAACTAACACAGAATACAACACTGAGATTACCGAAAATAGTTGTCTGGATTACAGCTATAATTCCGCCGATTTTTATATTTTTAATCCTTTACTTCTGGGTGATTAAAGATTTCAATAGTATAATTTCCATGGTAGACAGTTCAAAACTTATAGCACGTTTATTTATTCTGTTGTTTCTCATATTCTTAGCATTCATAGCAGTAAAAAGTCGTAGTATTGTTATGAGAGACATAAGATACATGAGATTAATGAAAAAATGA
- the bioB gene encoding biotin synthase BioB codes for MKILNSKETTLKLIETADFYELIFTANSERKKYKGNKVELCAIVNAKSGICPEDCFFCAQSLRWKTHAPVYPLMDKNEILKKALDAKKHKVKRFSIVISGIKPSKQEMKKIAEAIETIAKNGINTCASLGLLNYDEISYLKDFGLQRLHCNIETSEEFFPKICTTHKFSDKVRTLEAAKKAGVSVCSGGVFGMGETWKDRVDMAYFLKEFNVDSVPLNFLTPIKGTPLENQPVVSPLEALRIIAIFRLILPQKDIRICGGRPLLGEFASWIFLAGANALMTGDYLTTHGRSYIDDLKFIHDHGLEIDYVVS; via the coding sequence ATGAAGATATTAAACTCAAAAGAGACAACATTAAAACTCATAGAGACTGCAGATTTCTATGAGTTGATCTTTACAGCAAACTCTGAAAGAAAAAAATACAAAGGCAACAAAGTAGAACTATGTGCAATAGTGAATGCCAAAAGTGGAATCTGTCCAGAGGACTGTTTTTTCTGCGCCCAATCTTTGAGGTGGAAAACTCATGCACCAGTATATCCTTTGATGGATAAGAATGAAATACTAAAAAAAGCCTTAGATGCAAAAAAACACAAAGTAAAAAGATTTTCAATTGTAATAAGTGGAATAAAACCATCAAAGCAGGAAATGAAAAAAATTGCTGAGGCTATTGAAACAATTGCAAAAAATGGAATAAATACTTGTGCCTCTTTAGGGTTATTAAATTATGACGAAATTTCTTATTTAAAAGACTTTGGACTTCAGAGGCTTCACTGTAACATTGAAACTTCAGAAGAATTTTTCCCCAAAATATGCACAACTCATAAGTTTTCAGATAAGGTCCGCACATTGGAAGCAGCGAAGAAAGCAGGAGTTTCAGTCTGTTCAGGAGGTGTTTTTGGGATGGGAGAGACATGGAAAGATAGAGTTGATATGGCTTATTTTTTAAAAGAGTTTAATGTAGATTCTGTTCCTCTTAATTTTCTTACACCTATAAAAGGAACTCCCCTTGAAAATCAGCCTGTTGTCTCTCCATTAGAGGCACTAAGGATAATTGCAATTTTTAGATTGATATTACCCCAAAAGGACATAAGAATATGCGGAGGAAGACCTTTACTTGGTGAGTTTGCTTCATGGATTTTTCTTGCAGGTGCAAATGCTCTAATGACAGGTGATTATTTAACTACACATGGAAGAAGTTATATTGACGATTTAAAATTCATACATGACCATGGACTTGAGATTGACTATGTGGTCTCTTAG
- a CDS encoding 6-carboxyhexanoate--CoA ligase, whose translation MWSLRMRASLLEKNREIHISGAEGIYKFEELERVLKKYLKRALEHPNGTPDKVVLTVEKIKEEIQSIRALPIETVFCYTPEQAQKFIDSRLADLGISEKAIALAWSIIRGQKMRGAALIDCLTAERLEPDKDRGIRVSRIQMDKKRKIQILKKVKKLTSEPQRVIEAVTVASKVASVPEIIAEICVSDNPDYTTGYISSKKFGYLRITNIKKEGTPIGGRAFFVKTPIDIERLIKFLEKTPVIVK comes from the coding sequence ATGTGGTCTCTTAGAATGAGAGCTTCATTGCTTGAAAAAAATAGAGAGATTCACATCTCTGGAGCAGAGGGAATCTACAAATTTGAGGAATTAGAGAGAGTTTTAAAAAAATATCTCAAAAGAGCTTTAGAACATCCAAATGGTACTCCCGATAAAGTTGTTCTCACAGTCGAAAAAATAAAAGAAGAAATTCAATCTATCAGAGCCCTTCCCATAGAGACCGTATTTTGTTATACTCCTGAGCAAGCTCAAAAATTCATAGATAGTCGTTTAGCTGACTTGGGAATTTCAGAAAAAGCAATAGCGCTAGCATGGAGTATTATAAGAGGGCAGAAAATGAGAGGAGCTGCATTAATTGATTGTCTAACTGCAGAACGCCTTGAACCTGATAAGGATAGAGGTATTAGGGTTTCACGAATTCAGATGGATAAAAAAAGAAAAATTCAAATTTTAAAGAAAGTCAAAAAACTCACATCTGAGCCTCAAAGAGTTATTGAAGCAGTGACAGTTGCATCAAAAGTAGCATCAGTGCCTGAAATTATAGCCGAAATTTGTGTTTCCGATAATCCTGACTACACTACAGGCTACATATCTTCAAAGAAGTTTGGATATTTGAGAATTACAAATATAAAAAAAGAAGGAACACCAATTGGTGGAAGAGCCTTTTTTGTCAAAACACCCATAGATATTGAAAGACTTATAAAATTTCTTGAGAAAACTCCTGTGATTGTCAAATGA
- a CDS encoding diacylglycerol/lipid kinase family protein produces the protein MSYRKVFLIGNPIAGGGALRKIKKAEEILKNKGISVETLLTEKPGDAQRFAEQIKNSRETLVIAAGGDGTYNEVVNGLAFSETPMAILPMGTTSVLAKELKIPKNLKKAIEVAITGNVQKIHLGRIKNQEKQRLFILMAGVGFDGKAVYNVDSGKKRHLKKIAYILSGIKTLISYSPDELKILNSGTKKAYSAVISKASCYGGSFKIAPDSDLKKPYFYAFLSKTRSKFEMSLQILGVIIGKHIEMKKTEYFKTESLKILGNAHVQIDGDYFGKTPVEIDIVRDSLNLVFPE, from the coding sequence ATGAGTTATAGAAAAGTTTTTTTAATTGGAAATCCCATAGCAGGCGGTGGAGCTCTAAGAAAAATTAAAAAGGCTGAAGAAATATTGAAAAATAAAGGAATTTCAGTAGAAACATTACTTACTGAAAAACCTGGTGATGCTCAAAGATTTGCAGAACAAATAAAAAACAGTAGAGAGACACTTGTTATTGCTGCAGGCGGAGATGGAACATACAATGAAGTTGTAAATGGACTTGCCTTTTCTGAAACTCCGATGGCAATTCTTCCAATGGGAACAACTTCAGTGCTTGCAAAGGAGTTAAAAATTCCAAAAAACTTAAAGAAAGCAATTGAAGTTGCAATCACAGGAAATGTTCAGAAAATTCACCTTGGAAGAATAAAAAATCAAGAAAAACAAAGACTTTTTATTCTTATGGCAGGTGTTGGCTTTGATGGCAAAGCAGTGTATAATGTTGACTCAGGTAAAAAAAGGCATTTAAAGAAAATAGCCTATATTTTAAGTGGGATAAAGACCTTGATTAGTTACTCACCTGATGAACTTAAAATTCTAAATTCAGGAACTAAAAAAGCTTATAGTGCTGTTATATCAAAGGCTTCTTGCTATGGAGGGTCTTTTAAAATAGCACCTGATTCGGATTTAAAAAAACCATATTTTTACGCTTTCCTCTCAAAAACTCGCTCTAAATTTGAGATGAGTCTTCAAATCTTAGGTGTAATTATTGGGAAACATATAGAGATGAAAAAAACAGAATATTTTAAAACAGAATCTTTAAAGATTTTAGGAAATGCCCATGTCCAGATAGATGGGGACTATTTTGGGAAAACTCCAGTTGAAATTGATATAGTTAGAGACTCTCTTAACCTTGTTTTTCCTGAATGA
- a CDS encoding flagellar motor protein MotB, whose translation MADKSKTTVIVKRIKKGHEGHHGGSWKVAYADFTTAMMAFFLLLWLISMLEPAKRAAIADYFTNFNLFQSGQSFMEQTSAIHQEVKPVQAENPMERFKEQMKKVIEEKLRELKDHIMIDTVEGGVRIQIVDLEGEPMFPLSSAEPTEKAKEILKVVAENIKDEPAKIAVEGHTDAVPFRGGKTTNWELSTARASSARRELEKNGVEPEKIARVVGYADTMPLIKEDPKDPRNRRISIILMFEKNQAPSQPNFIQEKQG comes from the coding sequence GTGGCAGATAAATCCAAAACAACTGTAATAGTCAAAAGAATTAAAAAAGGACATGAAGGTCATCATGGCGGAAGCTGGAAAGTAGCCTATGCTGACTTTACAACAGCTATGATGGCTTTCTTTCTGCTATTGTGGTTGATTAGTATGCTCGAGCCTGCAAAAAGAGCTGCTATTGCTGACTACTTCACAAACTTTAATCTCTTTCAATCTGGTCAGTCCTTTATGGAACAGACCTCAGCAATTCATCAAGAGGTAAAGCCAGTTCAAGCTGAAAATCCAATGGAAAGATTTAAAGAGCAGATGAAAAAAGTAATTGAAGAAAAACTCAGAGAGTTAAAGGATCATATCATGATAGATACAGTTGAGGGCGGAGTTAGAATACAGATTGTTGACCTTGAAGGTGAACCAATGTTTCCTCTATCTTCTGCAGAGCCCACTGAAAAAGCAAAAGAAATTTTAAAAGTTGTTGCAGAAAATATAAAGGATGAACCAGCAAAGATAGCAGTAGAAGGACATACAGATGCTGTGCCTTTCAGAGGGGGTAAAACCACAAACTGGGAGCTTTCCACTGCAAGAGCTTCCTCAGCAAGAAGAGAGCTTGAAAAAAACGGAGTTGAACCGGAAAAAATTGCAAGAGTTGTTGGTTATGCTGATACAATGCCTCTTATAAAAGAAGATCCAAAGGACCCAAGAAATAGAAGGATCAGCATTATTTTAATGTTTGAAAAAAATCAGGCGCCATCGCAACCAAACTTCATTCAGGAAAAACAAGGTTAA
- the motA gene encoding flagellar motor stator protein MotA, with protein sequence MLVIVGGLIVLGSVVGGYIMEHGNLSVLFQPAEVVIIFGAAIGALVIASPIHVLKGVIKGAISTITGGKEYSKKDYLDILLLLSELFTKIRKEGLISIEQDVEEPENSAILSKYPKFIKNHHALALLTDTLRTVMTTTVSPYELESLLDTEIETLHETEAAPVKNLNTIADSLPGLGIVAAVLGVVLTMGKMKEPPEVIGHSVGAALVGTFMGVLMCYGFVGPLAKRLEAKVNQEKEYLQVIKSALIAFVSGAAPQIAVEFARRNIPPHLRPTFHELEEELRALKSGR encoded by the coding sequence ATGCTTGTAATAGTTGGTGGATTAATTGTCCTTGGAAGTGTAGTCGGTGGTTATATTATGGAACATGGCAATCTTTCTGTTCTTTTCCAACCTGCAGAAGTTGTAATAATATTTGGTGCTGCCATAGGTGCACTTGTAATTGCTTCACCAATACATGTATTAAAAGGAGTCATAAAAGGTGCTATCAGCACAATTACAGGAGGTAAAGAGTATTCTAAGAAAGACTATCTTGATATACTCTTACTTTTGAGTGAGCTTTTTACAAAAATCAGAAAAGAAGGTCTTATCTCAATTGAACAGGATGTGGAAGAGCCAGAAAACAGTGCGATTCTTTCTAAATATCCAAAATTTATAAAAAATCATCATGCTTTGGCACTTCTTACGGATACTTTGAGAACTGTAATGACAACAACTGTATCTCCTTACGAGTTAGAAAGTCTTCTCGATACCGAGATAGAGACTCTCCATGAAACAGAAGCAGCTCCTGTAAAGAATTTAAATACTATTGCTGACAGCCTTCCAGGTCTGGGAATTGTTGCAGCAGTTTTGGGAGTCGTTTTAACAATGGGAAAAATGAAAGAACCACCTGAAGTCATAGGACATTCTGTAGGAGCTGCATTGGTGGGAACATTTATGGGAGTATTGATGTGTTACGGATTTGTCGGACCCTTGGCAAAAAGACTTGAAGCAAAGGTAAATCAAGAGAAAGAGTATTTGCAGGTAATAAAATCTGCATTAATAGCATTTGTTAGTGGAGCTGCTCCTCAGATTGCTGTTGAGTTTGCCCGAAGAAACATTCCTCCTCATTTAAGACCAACATTCCATGAATTAGAAGAAGAATTAAGAGCATTAAAGAGTGGCAGATAA
- a CDS encoding PilZ domain-containing protein, which produces MEEKYQKMREFSRIDAVIPFSARLVSSEDKTKVKSRILGEINFAQTPVEEPLDKVLAQWLKVINAKLDYLINLWSLKEEGFSCLPTAEVNISGGGMSFISDIPYNKGDILELKMVLETPSPVALFLYGEVIKCEALNSGYRVAVQFVNIDEDIRDYVVRFVFYRQRQLLRQKKEV; this is translated from the coding sequence ATGGAAGAAAAATATCAGAAAATGAGAGAATTTTCAAGAATAGATGCTGTTATTCCATTTTCAGCAAGATTAGTTAGTTCTGAAGACAAAACAAAGGTAAAATCAAGAATTCTTGGAGAAATTAATTTTGCTCAAACTCCTGTTGAAGAGCCCCTTGATAAAGTACTTGCTCAGTGGTTAAAAGTTATCAATGCAAAATTGGATTATCTTATTAATTTATGGAGTTTAAAGGAAGAAGGATTTTCATGTTTACCAACAGCTGAGGTAAATATAAGTGGTGGTGGAATGAGCTTTATTTCTGATATTCCCTACAACAAAGGAGATATTCTCGAGCTAAAAATGGTTCTTGAAACCCCTTCTCCTGTAGCATTATTCCTATATGGTGAAGTAATAAAGTGTGAAGCACTAAATAGTGGTTATAGAGTAGCTGTACAGTTTGTCAATATAGATGAGGATATAAGAGATTATGTTGTAAGATTTGTTTTTTACCGTCAAAGACAGTTATTAAGACAAAAAAAGGAAGTATAG